The following are encoded together in the Chitinivibrio alkaliphilus ACht1 genome:
- a CDS encoding hybrid sensor histidine kinase/response regulator: MLRELQNREQDLSAKNRELADLLERNQALLEANPDIMIVCSTEGILLDCHPKEMTDDYLMPPHEFLGKSIDEVAPEYVAKLTHDNIEKVLQTRTKSYATYEITIQKEKRYYEIRYTPMGENRVLSTMRNITELRNAELEGKRLEEQLHQTQKLEALGRLSGGIAHDFNNALAGIIGAAEILTEEHSKGEEKEFVTLILTAANRATDLTKKLLTFSRAEVSEKYPLDAQDIVTETVALLGHTVDRAITLNTEITARDTTIIGNTSLLQNALMNMGINASHAIEKTGTITFSLKNTHLDKEYCLSSPFNIEEGDYLEIGVRDTGCGMSPDISAHIFEPFFTTKPTGEGTGLGLAAVYGAVQEHAGAITVYSEPGQGTIFYIYLPLAEPLSLPVQEKNRQLPRGTETILIIDDEELIRKTASHMLESLGFTVLTASNGREGIELFQKEHHRIDGIILDMIMPVMGGQETFSLLRDVHRDIPIIISSGFTKEKDMEQLRAKGRVFFLHKPFKKFDLAELVLRACRN; the protein is encoded by the coding sequence ATGCTTCGGGAACTGCAAAATAGAGAACAGGATCTCAGTGCTAAAAACAGGGAACTTGCCGACTTACTTGAACGAAACCAAGCACTCTTGGAAGCAAATCCTGATATAATGATCGTTTGTTCTACTGAAGGAATTCTTCTTGATTGTCACCCAAAGGAGATGACCGACGACTACCTTATGCCTCCTCACGAGTTTCTTGGAAAGTCAATCGACGAAGTAGCCCCGGAGTATGTGGCAAAACTCACCCACGATAACATAGAAAAGGTACTACAAACCCGAACAAAGTCCTACGCAACATATGAGATAACCATACAAAAGGAAAAACGATATTATGAAATTCGATATACACCCATGGGCGAAAATCGAGTGCTATCCACCATGCGAAATATTACGGAATTACGAAATGCTGAATTAGAAGGCAAGCGTTTGGAAGAACAGCTTCACCAAACTCAAAAGCTCGAAGCGTTGGGACGACTTTCCGGAGGGATCGCTCACGACTTCAACAATGCCTTAGCGGGTATTATTGGAGCTGCTGAAATACTTACGGAAGAACATTCTAAGGGAGAGGAAAAAGAGTTTGTTACCCTTATTCTCACCGCAGCAAACCGCGCCACAGACCTAACCAAAAAACTGCTCACCTTTTCGCGGGCTGAAGTAAGCGAAAAATACCCTCTTGATGCACAAGATATTGTAACAGAAACCGTAGCTCTATTAGGACATACCGTAGACCGGGCCATCACGCTCAACACAGAGATAACCGCTCGCGACACAACCATCATCGGAAACACCTCTCTATTGCAAAATGCCCTCATGAATATGGGAATTAACGCGTCCCATGCCATAGAAAAAACCGGAACTATCACATTTTCGCTTAAAAACACCCATCTCGACAAAGAGTACTGTCTCTCCTCCCCCTTCAATATTGAAGAAGGGGACTACTTGGAAATAGGGGTGCGCGATACCGGATGCGGCATGTCTCCCGACATATCGGCCCATATATTTGAACCATTTTTTACAACAAAACCCACCGGAGAGGGAACCGGTCTGGGCTTAGCAGCAGTGTACGGTGCAGTGCAAGAACATGCCGGAGCAATAACCGTCTATTCAGAGCCGGGGCAGGGCACCATCTTTTATATATACCTGCCTCTGGCCGAGCCACTCTCTCTTCCGGTACAGGAGAAAAATCGACAACTCCCCCGGGGAACCGAGACCATCCTCATTATTGATGATGAAGAACTCATTCGCAAAACCGCCTCCCACATGTTAGAAAGTTTGGGGTTTACCGTACTCACTGCATCAAACGGGCGTGAGGGAATAGAGCTTTTCCAAAAAGAACACCACCGTATTGACGGTATTATCCTTGATATGATAATGCCCGTCATGGGGGGGCAGGAAACCTTCTCTCTTCTTCGTGATGTCCATAGGGATATTCCCATTATTATTTCATCGGG
- a CDS encoding HAMP domain-containing protein, producing MKLHIHLGTLLFLFFALLTGGILFIFVHTQHMDYDSLLTQQGKNTIHGITEHTALRISELLKEPALVNYTNKTYIRMQSLYDENDLSPLEPWFQEIARQAREHTPQISTVNYGNIYKNYLGIRINDDESLNLMVQDTHTNDSLYIYETLHRSGPIAAVFGAYDPTQRPWFAPLFESPTKQWSEVYVNLDEKAELTITHMLPVFSPQNTLYGAAIVDVKLGRLHAFLQEEEIPPGGAVYITTSEGSLLASSYKTQDTITRSENGLVSLPKAMQSRHPLLRQSATALAQKTQDKKNSLALLIENKEIFVNSTPFHKDNLHWNIVVAMPEAALMGDVRQRQRNSRIMVFTLLLSFSFAAFLLFHKALVPIKTIAEIAQKISRGARNTPSPHAAPLYLKRMNLPSLLGICFGNCKIENRISVLKTGNLPTYLNETKHSWKQILI from the coding sequence ATGAAACTACATATACATCTTGGAACCTTACTTTTTCTCTTTTTCGCGCTCCTCACGGGGGGTATTCTCTTTATATTTGTGCATACCCAACACATGGATTATGACTCACTTTTAACCCAGCAGGGAAAAAACACCATCCACGGTATTACTGAACATACAGCCCTGCGCATTTCCGAGCTGTTGAAGGAACCAGCCCTTGTTAATTACACAAATAAAACGTACATACGTATGCAGAGCCTCTACGATGAGAATGATCTTTCACCTCTTGAACCGTGGTTTCAAGAAATCGCACGGCAGGCCCGTGAGCACACACCTCAAATCAGCACGGTAAACTATGGAAATATCTATAAAAACTACCTTGGCATCAGAATTAATGATGACGAAAGTCTCAATCTCATGGTGCAGGATACACATACCAATGACAGTCTCTATATCTACGAAACCCTGCACCGTTCCGGCCCAATAGCTGCTGTTTTTGGTGCGTATGACCCCACCCAACGGCCCTGGTTTGCCCCGCTCTTTGAGTCTCCCACGAAACAATGGTCCGAGGTATATGTAAACCTTGATGAGAAAGCTGAGCTTACAATTACTCATATGCTTCCTGTTTTTTCTCCTCAAAATACGTTGTACGGTGCGGCTATCGTTGATGTAAAGCTTGGTCGGCTCCATGCCTTTCTTCAAGAAGAAGAGATTCCTCCGGGAGGTGCTGTGTATATTACAACATCAGAGGGCAGCCTCCTCGCTTCATCCTACAAAACCCAAGATACCATTACTCGCTCTGAAAATGGCTTAGTGAGTCTTCCCAAAGCCATGCAATCAAGACACCCTTTGCTACGACAAAGCGCTACAGCCCTTGCACAAAAGACTCAAGACAAGAAAAACTCCCTTGCCCTTCTTATAGAAAACAAGGAAATTTTTGTAAACAGCACGCCCTTTCATAAGGACAATCTGCACTGGAATATTGTTGTCGCCATGCCGGAGGCAGCACTCATGGGAGATGTTCGCCAGCGTCAACGAAACAGCCGCATCATGGTTTTTACACTTCTCCTTTCCTTCTCCTTTGCAGCGTTTCTTCTTTTTCACAAAGCCTTGGTTCCCATAAAGACTATCGCAGAAATAGCACAGAAAATATCCCGGGGAGCTCGCAATACCCCCTCCCCTCATGCAGCCCCCTTGTATCTGAAGCGCATGAACTTACCCTCGCTTTTGGGAATATGCTTCGGGAACTGCAAAATAGAGAACAGGATCTCAGTGCTAAAAACAGGGAACTTGCCGACTTACTTGAACGAAACCAAGCACTCTTGGAAGCAAATCCTGATATAA